The following proteins come from a genomic window of Macadamia integrifolia cultivar HAES 741 chromosome 14, SCU_Mint_v3, whole genome shotgun sequence:
- the LOC122060733 gene encoding protein FAR1-RELATED SEQUENCE 5-like, which yields MSKQSGGRDNIGYIRQDKKNYLRTKRERDLSYGEAGCLLMYFEKQTRKNPSFTYVLQLDKEEQITNIFWADPKMLIDYVHFGDVVSFDTTFCTNKEYRPFGVFAGFNHHRCICIFGAALLYDETSESFRWLFEAFMKVYGQKKPLTIFTDQDAAIGNAISEVFPDTWHGLCTWHIMQNGIKLSGNLMKDGSFFLKEFKTCMYHYEGVLEFENAWDKLLSDYQVKDSSWLNRIYELKEKWAKCYMKNIFTLGIRSTQLSESLNGDLKDYLKSSLNLVQFFKHFERVVNNKRYNELKEEFDARNKTSRNIFPMSPIMLQALQVYTPVIFKEFQDEYIWITACFIKFRIESVVIHDYIVSIVNREGDFNVKCNPVGPTITCSCRKFETYGILCCHALKIFDVLDIKFIPANYLLKRWAQGARNMIVESVEGTGVEEDVNLDCTQRYRLFCPKLVRIVSEASNSSDDYALVDRVANDLCAQLQNLGVAAPSRNPSSEYTDVNIGFKKKSPRKGGKCYKSWVEKQGKTKKTGKTNTPDLHI from the coding sequence ATGAGCAAACAGTCAGGTGGAAGAGACAACATTGGGTATATCAGACAAGATAAGAAGAATTATCTTCGAACAAAACGTGAACGTGACTTATCTTATGGTGAAGCCGGTTGTTTGTTGATGTACTTTGAAAAACAAACTAGGAAAAATCCTTCTTTTACATATGTGTTGCAATTGGATAAGGAGGAGCAGATAACAAATATATTTTGGGCAGATCCAAAAATGTTAATAGACTATGTCCATTTTGGTGATGTTGTTAGCTTCGATACAACATTTTGCACCAACAAAGAATATAGGCCATTCGGTGTATTTGCTGGATTTAATCACCATAGATGTATATGTATTTTTGGGGCTGCTTTGTTATATGATGAAACTTCAGAATCTTTCAGATGGTTGTTTGAGGCTTTCATGAAAGTCTATGGGCAAAAGAAACCATTAACCATTTTTACTGATCAAGATGCCGCAATTGGAAATGCGATATCTGAAGTATTTCCAGATACATGGCATGGTCTGTGTACCTGGCACATAATGCAGAATGGCATCAAGCTTTCAGGAAATTTGATGAAGGATGGGTCATTTTTTCTAAAGGAATTTAAAACTTGTATGTATCACTATGAGGGAGTACTAGAGTTTGAAAATGCATGGGATAAATTACTTAGTGATTATCAAGTTAAAGATTCTTCATGGTTAAATCGTATTTATGAGCTTAAAGAGAAATGGGCTAAGTGTTATATGAAGAATATTTTCACCCTAGGTATTCGCAGTACACAACTCAGTGAGAGTTTGAATGGAGACCTGAAGGATTATTTAAAATCCAGTTTGAATCTTGTGCagttttttaaacactttgagaGGGTGGTGAATAATAAGCGTTACAATGAGTTGAAAGAGGAATTTGATGCAAGAAATAAAACTTCAAGAAATATCTTTCCCATGTCACCCATTATGCTCCAAGCATTACAAGTTTACACTCCTGTAATATTTAAAGAATTTCAGGATGAGTATATATGGATTACTGcttgtttcatcaaatttcGAATTGAGAGTGTTGTCATTCATGACTACATAGTTTCTATTGTTAACAGAGAAGGAGATTTTAATGTCAAGTGTAATCCAGTTGGACCCACTATTACTTGTAGTTGTAGAAAGTTTGAGACATATGGCATTCTGTGTTGTCATGCTTTGAAAATATTTGATGTGCTTGATATTAAATTCATTCCTGCAAATTATCTGTTAAAGAGATGGGCACAGGGAGCAAGGAACATGATAGTGGAAAGTGTTGAAGGAACCGGAGTTGAAGAAGATGTTAACTTGGATTGTACACAACGTTACAGGCTTTTTTGTCCTAAATTAGTGAGGATAGTATCAGAAGCATCAAATTCATCTGATGATTATGCATTGGTTGACAGAGTTGCTAATGATTTGTGTGCACAGCTTCAAAATCTTGGAGTCGCTGCCCCATCTAGAAATCCATCAAGTGAGTATACTGATGTCAACATAGGGTTTAAGAAAAAATCACCTCGTAAAGGTGGAAAGTGCTATAAGAGTTGGGTAGAGAAGcaaggaaaaacaaagaaaacaggAAAAACAAATACTCCAGATCTTCACATTTAA
- the LOC122061919 gene encoding agmatine deiminase isoform X1 has protein sequence MDLESKPALLGYRMPSEWEPHSRCWIGWPERPDNWRDNAIHAQHVFVKVASAISRFEPVTVCASAAQWENARNQLPKDIRVVEMSINDSWFRDTGPTIVVCDNVTSSGDAVRKVAGIDWNFNCWGGPEDGCYADWSHDQLVARKILEIEKLPRFPHSMVLEGGSIHVDGEGTCLTTEECLLNKNRNPTLTKEQIENELKMYLGVRKVIWLPRGLFGDDDTNGHIDNMCCFVKPGVVLLAWTDDESDPQYERSVEALSVLSKATDSNGRALEIIKLHVPGPLFMTEEEAAGVVQDGEAKPRPPGTRLAAAYVNFYIANGGIIAPAFGDEKWDKEAFRVLSKAFPNHEVVMIEGSREIVLGGGNIHCITQQQPAFTS, from the exons ATGGATTTGGAGAGCAAGCCAGCGTTATTGGGCTATCGCATGCCTTCAGAGTGGGAACCCCATTCACGCTGTTGGATCGGATGGCCG GAACGTCCTGATAACTGGCGGGATAACGCAATACATGCCCAACATGTTTTTGTGAAGGTTGCATCTGCCATCTCCAGGTTTGAGCCTGTGACTGTGTGTGCAAGTGCTGCACAG TGGGAAAATGCACGTAATCAACTACCCAAAGATATCAGGGTCGTCGAGATGAGTATAAATGATTCCTGGTTTCGTGATACTGGACCAACT ATTGTTGTATGTGACAATGTAACAAGTTCGGGAGACGCAGTCCGGAAGGTTGCTGGAATTGATTGGAACTTTAATTGCTGGGGTG GTCCTGAAGATGGATGTTACGCTGACTGGAGTCATGATCAACTTGTTGCTAGGAAG ATTTTGGAAATTGAAAAGCTTCCTCGGTTTCCTCATTCTATGGTTCTTGAAGGTGGAAGCATCCATGTAGATGGAGAAG GGACTTGCCTTACCACTGAAGAGTGTCTGTTGAATAAAAATCGGAATCCCACTTTAACCAAAGAACAAATAGAGAATGAGCTTAAGATGTATCTTGGAGTCAGGAAGGTTATATGGTTGCCTCGAGGGCTATTTG GTGATGACGATACTAATGGTCACATTGACAATATGTGCTGCTTTGTGAAGCCTGGTGTGGTCCTCTTAGCCTGGACTGATGATGAATCAGACCCCCAGTATGAGCGATCTGTTGAGGCATTGTCTGTTCTTTCCAAAGCCACAGATTCCAATGGAAGAGCACTTGAAATAATAAAACTCCACGTTCCTGGACCTCTTTTCATGACAGAAGAAGAAGCTGCTGGAGTTGTTCAG GATGGTGAAGCCAAACCCAGACCTCCAGGTACTAGACTGGCTGCTGCTTATGTAAATTTCTACATTGCCAATGGAGGAATCATTGCACCAGCATTTGGTGATGAAAAGTGGGATAAGGAAGCATTTCGTGTTCTCTCCAAAGCCTTTCCAAATCATGAA
- the LOC122061919 gene encoding agmatine deiminase isoform X2: MDLESKPALLGYRMPSEWEPHSRCWIGWPERPDNWRDNAIHAQHVFVKVASAISRFEPVTVCASAAQWENARNQLPKDIRVVEMSINDSWFRDTGPTIVVCDNVTSSGDAVRKVAGIDWNFNCWGGPEDGCYADWSHDQLVARKILEIEKLPRFPHSMVLEGGSIHVDGEGTCLTTEECLLNKNRNPTLTKEQIENELKMYLGVRKVIWLPRGLFGDDDTNGHIDNMCCFVKPGVVLLAWTDDESDPQYERSVEALSVLSKATDSNGRALEIIKLHVPGPLFMTEEEAAGVVQDGSVRRICSHYLYCTDWLACKWDWAYHLQIGLNEPSL; encoded by the exons ATGGATTTGGAGAGCAAGCCAGCGTTATTGGGCTATCGCATGCCTTCAGAGTGGGAACCCCATTCACGCTGTTGGATCGGATGGCCG GAACGTCCTGATAACTGGCGGGATAACGCAATACATGCCCAACATGTTTTTGTGAAGGTTGCATCTGCCATCTCCAGGTTTGAGCCTGTGACTGTGTGTGCAAGTGCTGCACAG TGGGAAAATGCACGTAATCAACTACCCAAAGATATCAGGGTCGTCGAGATGAGTATAAATGATTCCTGGTTTCGTGATACTGGACCAACT ATTGTTGTATGTGACAATGTAACAAGTTCGGGAGACGCAGTCCGGAAGGTTGCTGGAATTGATTGGAACTTTAATTGCTGGGGTG GTCCTGAAGATGGATGTTACGCTGACTGGAGTCATGATCAACTTGTTGCTAGGAAG ATTTTGGAAATTGAAAAGCTTCCTCGGTTTCCTCATTCTATGGTTCTTGAAGGTGGAAGCATCCATGTAGATGGAGAAG GGACTTGCCTTACCACTGAAGAGTGTCTGTTGAATAAAAATCGGAATCCCACTTTAACCAAAGAACAAATAGAGAATGAGCTTAAGATGTATCTTGGAGTCAGGAAGGTTATATGGTTGCCTCGAGGGCTATTTG GTGATGACGATACTAATGGTCACATTGACAATATGTGCTGCTTTGTGAAGCCTGGTGTGGTCCTCTTAGCCTGGACTGATGATGAATCAGACCCCCAGTATGAGCGATCTGTTGAGGCATTGTCTGTTCTTTCCAAAGCCACAGATTCCAATGGAAGAGCACTTGAAATAATAAAACTCCACGTTCCTGGACCTCTTTTCATGACAGAAGAAGAAGCTGCTGGAGTTGTTCAG GATGGGAGTGTGAGAAGAATCTGTTCTCACTATTTGTACTGTACTGATTGGCTTGCATGCAAATGGGACTGGGCATACCACTTGCAGATTGGATTGAATGAGCCTTCCTTGTAA